The nucleotide sequence TCCGCACTAGATTGGGTAACTTGCAGTCCGGTCACCCTTCCTTGAATTAAATTTCCTGCGTTTGGAGCAGGTCTTTCATTTAATGTCTCTCCAGAAACCGATCCAACAGCTCCAGTAAGATTCTCCTTTTTCTGAGAACCATAACCAACAATTATAACTTCCTCCAGACTTGCCTGATCTGATACCATAACAACATCATAGTTTCGATTTTCTCCTACTACTATCTCAATCGTTTTCGTTCCTACAAAAGAAAAGATCAAAACTTGTCCTTTATTAGCATCAATACTAAAATTACCATCAAAATCAGATTGGGTTCCGGCATTAGCTCCCTTTATCATAATATTTACTCCAGGTAGGGGCACATTATTTTCATCTGTAATTGTACCAGTAACTTTTGAAGTTTGTCCATAAGTTACTAGAGAAATAGTAAAAAAGATAAACAGAGAATATATTTTTATTCTAAAGTTTGGCATGATCTTTTTAGGTTAGTTAAAAAAATTAAAGACGTTCTAAACGTTTCTTAAAATTATTAACTAATGAATAGGAAAGTATCCTGTCGCATCCTGTTTTTAAAAAGATATCTAAAATTTCACATCGGAAATTATTATATTCTAAGTTCTCTGAAGTTTTTTTTAAAATTATGATGCCATTGATTTAAAAGGAAAAGTTATTAAGGAAAGAAATTTAATAAGTATCTGAAAATAAGAACACTTACTTTGAATAAAAGCCTTCTTGATATAAATCAGCGTCAACCACACATCTAATTACGAACAAACGGAATATTTGTATTTTTAAAATAAATGTTTTCTGTAAGATTACCCTCTCTTTTAATCTTTAAAGTATCCCCAGAAACGTGAAATATCGCATCTTTAAATGTTATGTTTCTTGCATCCAAAAACTTCATAATTGAATCACTGCTTTTAACTTTAATATGATTAAAAAATAAATCCCTTGCATCGTTAGCAACAAAAAGTTCTTCACTTTCTAAGACCTCCACATTTTGCATTTTCAGATTGGTCATAGGAGCTTCTGGTATACCATAAATTTTCACAAAAGTCTTAGCTTTTTCGACCAAAATATCTTCTATAGTAATATTACTGAATTTAGGTGTTAGATTATTTTTTTTTCTTTTAGGTTTTCGCTTTGCTAATTCCCCTACATACATTGGCTGGCCAAGCATGTCCCATTTAAAGGCAGTGCCGTGAAGATTCATTCGCAAGCGTTTATAATATAGATTTTCACCTCCACCGCCACGTGGTCTTCTGGTTTTAAATCGGATACCAACACCTGTATTATCAAAAACACAATCGTATATATAAAGGTTTCTAATCATTCCAGCGGTTTCACTTCCTACCGTTATTGCCCCATGCCCTTGTTTCGCGAGACAATAACGAATAACCACATTTTCGGTTGGTTTATTAACACGCATACCATCCTCTCCCCTACCTGCTTTCATTGTAAAGCAGTCGTCCCCATTGTTAAGAGTAGAATACTCAATTAAAACATTTCTGGAAGATTCGATGTCTATCCCATCACCTCTAGGAATACCAACAGAATTAACAGTAACTCCTCTAATGATTACACCATCACAATACACGGGAACAATATTCCAAAAAGCTGTTCGCTCTAATGTAATTCCTTCAATATAAACATTAGTACAATTTGTCGGCGAAATAAGCATAGGCAAAAAAATAGATTCTCCGTTGTAGCCTTCATAAATCCTTTTCTCTACTGGTTTTTCTATTGGAACAAATTTTTCTGTTACATCCTCGGTCATCATTTGGTTTTTAACCGGTCCATCTTCTGGACCATAAATAGTCCCATTTCCGGTTATAGCGATGTTATCCTGATTATATGCATAGATACATGCTCCCAAAGACATTACTTCAACACCTTCATGACGTGTAAAAACAGCTGGCCTGTAATCTTCTAGTTCTCCCGAAAAGTAAAGTTCGGCATCTTCTTCTAAGTATAGATTTACATTATTTTTTAGAGAAATTCTACCGGTTTTCCATTTTCCTTTAGGAATAATAACTTTTCCACCACCTTGCTCGCTAACCTCATTAATAGCATTCTGAATGATTTTAGTGATTTTAATTTCTTCCTTTGCACCTTTTTGAAGAATATTAATCGTTTTATCTTTAAATACAGGTATCTTAAATTCAGGCATATCGAAAGGAGCATCAATGGCAGCAATAGTATCAGGTAAATTTTCTGCGCCAACCTGATTGATAGTCAACAGACTGTCTAAAGGGTAAAACTGATACTCACTTGATTTTGTATGGTCTTTTTTTACTGAATTATTACAGGATAAAAAAAGAAGTCCTGAAACCAGAAGAAATAAAAATTTAAAAAATAAATTCATAGCATCTTCTTATTATTTGCCAGCAAGTTTAATTTTTGTTCTTTCTTCACCTCCATTTAATAAATAAACTAGCGGTAAAGGACGATCTTCTCCTTCAATAAACTGTGGTCTGCTTTGCCATGGAGTAAGTGAAAGAACATTGGTAAAATCCATCCAGTATTGTAATCTTGTAGGTTTTAGATTCCAAGTCATATGCAAATGGTTAGCAGGTGCATACTGTTTGTACTCTGTCATAGTAGCATATTTAGGAACAACAAAAGTGTGCGGCCAAGTAGGATTGGCTCCTTCACAGATTTCTGTTGCAATTTCTTCTGGTAATTCTATTGTCTCTGCCTCATCCCAAAGTATGGAGAACATTCCGCTAAGAGAAGAAAACGACAATCGTGCAGCAATACCTTTAATACCACCTGGAGATTTAAAGTGAACTGAGTTTCCCAAATAATAGAAATAGTCCACGGCTTTGGGAAAACTGATATTTTTCATAATCTCTTTTTCTGAATCACATGGTACTGATGCCCAGTTAAAGGAAGCTGAACCTGAATTAACTCCATCTACAAAGCCTTTCTCAAGCCATTTATCATTTTCTCCAACCTTATATTTGTGTTTTTTCACTAATTCTGAAACATCAGCTTTTCCATATACTTTTCTGAAGTCCATAAACAATGGAGGATTTCCCCCAGAAAGCCAGGTCATAAAAAGCTGAGTTAACAATCCCTGTACATCAGCTTCAGTAGCGAAAGGCATAACTTCTTTTTCTCCATTATGATCAAATGTCGAATTAAACAGGGATTCCATAATATCGGCAACAGGTAACTGAATTCCACGAGCATCTGAACCCCATTCAAGCTGACTCATAAATCCGCCGCCTACAGCATCCAGCTCTTTCATCAAGTCACGAACAATTAAGTAAAGTGCTAAACTTTTTTCGAGAAGTTCTTCATCATTTTCTTCGGGGAGTTCTACACGATCTTTAGCATGTGAAAACAGCCAACTTTTCAACTTCTTGAGCTCCTCTTTATCATAAGTCTCCTTTTGCAACATATCTGCCAGTAATTTCATATCCAGCCGCGTAATTTCGATTCCAAATCGATTTCTTGTTTCCATCACATGAGGCAAAGCAGTTTCCATTCCCATGGAATCATGACCAAAAACAACGACACGTCTACCTTTTAATCCCTGAAAAGTTGCCGCACCATAGCACCAGTCTATTAATGATTCTAATGTTTCCTTGCTTAATTTTGGATTCTGACCTTTATCTGGCCAGCTTCCTATATTGATGTGTGAAAGTTTACCATATTGTGCAATTGCTCCATTTGTCGCATGGGTGTAAACCACTCCAGGACGGGTGGCACTATTTCCCGTAGTAAAGTTTACTGGAATATCTTTCGGGAAATGAGACAATAAAGAGATAGTAGTAAGTTGTGGAAAAGACCAAGTGTCAGGAATACAAACAAGCACATTTACGCCTGCTTGCAAAAACTGTTTAGCTACAAGGTCTGCCTGTGGTTCAAGATCTACCAAAATATCGGAATAAACCAGTTGGACAGCAGAACCATCTGGAAATTTTATAGCACCAGAGAGTGAACCTGCTACCTGCTTAACCAAATTTTTACAACGTTTTCTGCTATTGTCGTCTATTCTTGGATCACATGGAGCAAAAACTCCGATGACTGCTTTGGAAGTATTTTCTTTGATTTCGTGTGAAAGTAAACTAGCACTCATAGTAGCTTCTTTTAGTTTAATACATTATTTTTTCTGTGTAAGAGCATATTCAAAAGGAATCCGAAAAGGAAAATTACTAAGGTTCCTACCACTATAGTTAAATTAGTATGAAGTGGGTTTTTAAAACTCAGCCATTCTCCAGATTTTAAAAACACAGGTGTTAGCCCCATCCAAGCTATAACTAGAATGCCAATGGTTACGGCAATTCCTGCTTCCAGTTGCTTAATTTTTTTACCGAAAAACCCCAATAGAAAAAGGCCTAGAACTCCACCACTAAAGACGGAAGATAAAGCCCACCAGGCATCAAGTGCACTTTTCACTGATGTCATTGCAAGAGATACGAGTATACTTAGAATTCCTAAAATAACTCCTGAAATCGTCAAAACTCGAAATTCAGATTTTCGCGATATTTTTTTTTGTCCTCTTTTAAAAAAATCAGTTAATATAACCGTAGAGCCACTGTTAATACTTGTAGAAATCGTACTCATACCTGCTGCAAAAATGGAGGCAATCAATAATCCCGTAACGCCCTGTGGAAGCTCTGTTACTATAAAATAAGGAAAAATACGATCGGCTTGTGTAATATCCTGAAGATTTTCTGGAAGAAGATCTGGTCTCACCTTGTAGAATGCGAAAAGAGCTGTTCCTATAGCAAAAAATAACAAAGAGACTGGGATGTATAATAAACTTCCAAACCAGGTGGATTTCTTTGCTTCTTTTTCGGTTTTCGCACTCATATATCGCTGAACATAATTCTGATCTATTCCGAAGTTTTGAAGATTAATAAACAAGCCATAAACAAGAATAACCCAAAAGGTAGATTTTGAAAGGTTCAAACCATAACTACCTAGGCTAAATTTATCGTATTCTAAGCCAATTTCTATAATCTGCCCAGCACCTTCAGGCATAGAAAAGATGATTATAATTAAACAAGCTAAAGCTCCCGAAATTAAAACGATTCCCTGTATAGCATCTGTCCATATAACGGCCTCAATACCTCCCATAGCGGCATAAACTATCACAAATATTCCTGTTCCTATTATAATACTGCTTATATCCCAGCCTAATAGTGCATTAGTGGGCAGTGCAAGTAGATATAATATGGTTCCCATGCGCGCGAGTTGGGTCAATAAATAACAAACTGAAGCATAATTTCTAGCCCAAGGACCAAAGCGCTCTTCAAGATAATAATAAGCCGATTGACTTTGTATTCGCCTATATAAAGGAACAAAATATTTAACAGCAATAATGGCCGCAAAAGGAATGGAAAGACTAAAAACAAAACTATTCCAGTTGCTAAGATAAGCCTTACCTGGAAGTGCAAGAAAGCTTATACTACTAACAAATGTTGCGAATATTGACATCCCTATTGCCCAAGATGGTAATCTTTGCCCGCCAGTAATATAATCTTCTGAAGTTCGATTCTTTTTAAAAAAGAAAGAAATTCCAAAAAATAAAATTGCTGCAAGATAGATTGAAAATACAATGATATCTATTACGGGCAATTTCATTAAGAAAGCTTATTTTGAATATTCTGAAGATTTAAAGCAAGGCGATCTTTTTCTTCTTTTTTAAAACGATGTAGGGGAGCAGACATATAATCATTGCAAATACCCAGTAAGCCCAAAGCACATTTTAGACCTTTAAGATAACTAGATCCAAATCGTCCTAAATTGTAGATTTCTGAAGATATTTCCATAACAACAGAATGTAGCTGCTTTACCTTTTCAATATCTCCTGCTACTGCTGCTTCATAAAGTTTAACGTACAATTTTGGAAACATATTGGAACCTCCGTTAACACCTCCCGAACCACCAAGTAAAACAGTTTCCGCTGTTATTTCTTCGGGGCCTACAAAAAATGAAAAATCTTTATTATCCCTCATTCGGTATAACAACTTATTAAAATATGCCGTATTTCCTGATGAATCTTTTAAGCCTATAATATTTGTATGTTCAGAGAGTTTTTTTACTGTTTCTGGTTCTATATTTATTTTTGTGTGAGAAGGCATATTATATAAAAACATGGGTAGGCTAATCCTATCTGCAAGATATTCGTAATATTCTATAAGCTCTGGCTGTCCTAAATTAAAATAATACGGAGGTGCTGCAACCAATGCTGATGCGCAGCACTGCTCTGCTGTATCTGCAAGACGCAAACTCTCGGAAACTGCTGTATCGGTAATACCTACTAGAACAGGTACTCTCTTATTAACCATAGCACAGGTTTCTTCTATTAATCTATGCCGCATTGGATAGGGCAGACTGGTAGATTCTCCAGTTGTTCCTAGAATAAAAACGCCATGTACTCCTCCCGCTATAATATGATTTATAAGTTTTTCGAGACCTTTCAAATCAAGCTCGTCTTCGTTGAGCATTGGGGTAATCATAGGGGTTATAATTCCCTTGAAAGTAGGTATTTGTGAATTGCTGTTCATTTTGTTAATCGATAGTTTATTTCTCTAAATTTAATTTTAAGATATCTAATAACTATCCTGTACCTTCTGTTTGCTAATATTAGCTAAAATCTTCCCAAGCTACGGCATGCTGCTTAGAAGCACCTAGCCCTTCAATTCCTAATTCTATGGTATCACCCGGTTTGATATAACGTTGTGGTTTAAGCCCCATACCTACTCCAAATGGTGTTCCTGTAGAGATAATATCACCTGGCATCAAACTCATAAACTGACTTAGATAACTAACAATTTCTGATATTCCAAAAACCATATCGTTCGTATTACTTTGCTGTTTAATTTCACCATTTAATTTTAACCATAATCCGAGATTTTGAGGATCACTTATTTCATCTTTAGTTATTAAATAAGGACCTAGTGGAGCGAAAGTATCACAACTCTTTCCCTTAACCCACTGTCCAGATCTTTCTAATTGAAACTCCCTTTCGCTATAATCATTGTGTAAAACATATCCAGCAACATAATCCATAGCTTCATCTTTGCTTACGTAGTTCGCTTTCTTCTCGATTACAATGGCTAACTCGACCTCCCAATCTGTTTTTTGACTGCCCTTAGGGATAATTAGTTTATCATTTGGTCCAACTATAGCACTAGTAGCCTTAAAAAAAATAACCGGTTCATCGGGTATCGTAGCTCCACTTTCTTCGGCATGTTTGGCGTAATTGAGGCCAATACATATTAATTTGGATGGCTTTTTGACTGGTGGACCCAACCTAATATCAGGAGGAATAACTTCGCAAGATGATTTATTGCTTTTCAGCCAAGCTTCAAGTTTGTGAATTCCCCCTTTTCCAAAAAAGTCATCGTCATAATCTGCTCCGAATCCTGAAACATCAAGCCTCATTCCATCTTCTAATTCTACTCCAGGCTTTTCTTCGCCGGCTTCTCCAAATCTTATTAACTTCATTATATGTATTATTTATCCGTTTAATTTAATAAAACCGCCATCAATCGGGAAATTAGTTCCAGTTATAAAGCTTGCCTCGTCGGAACATAAATAAAGCGCTAAACTTGCGATTTCTTCTGGCAATCCCATACGACCTAATGGCTGAGTTTTCGAAAGCTGTTCAAATTTCGTTTCCACTTCATCTGGGTAATTCTTTTTAATAAAAGCGTCTACAAATGGTGTATGAACTCTTGCAGGAGAAATTGCATTACAACGAATATTATATTTCAAATAATCCTTGGCCAAAGAATAAGTCATTGTCAATACAGCACCCTTTGACATTGAATAAGCGAAACGATCTTCTATTCCCACCACCGATGCTATACTTGCCATGTTGAGAATTAATCCGGTCATCTGGTTTTTCATAGATTCAATAACCGCTTTGGAACAGTTATAAA is from Zunongwangia endophytica and encodes:
- a CDS encoding glycoside hydrolase family 28 protein, which gives rise to MNLFFKFLFLLVSGLLFLSCNNSVKKDHTKSSEYQFYPLDSLLTINQVGAENLPDTIAAIDAPFDMPEFKIPVFKDKTINILQKGAKEEIKITKIIQNAINEVSEQGGGKVIIPKGKWKTGRISLKNNVNLYLEEDAELYFSGELEDYRPAVFTRHEGVEVMSLGACIYAYNQDNIAITGNGTIYGPEDGPVKNQMMTEDVTEKFVPIEKPVEKRIYEGYNGESIFLPMLISPTNCTNVYIEGITLERTAFWNIVPVYCDGVIIRGVTVNSVGIPRGDGIDIESSRNVLIEYSTLNNGDDCFTMKAGRGEDGMRVNKPTENVVIRYCLAKQGHGAITVGSETAGMIRNLYIYDCVFDNTGVGIRFKTRRPRGGGGENLYYKRLRMNLHGTAFKWDMLGQPMYVGELAKRKPKRKKNNLTPKFSNITIEDILVEKAKTFVKIYGIPEAPMTNLKMQNVEVLESEELFVANDARDLFFNHIKVKSSDSIMKFLDARNITFKDAIFHVSGDTLKIKREGNLTENIYFKNTNIPFVRN
- a CDS encoding sodium:solute symporter, with product MKLPVIDIIVFSIYLAAILFFGISFFFKKNRTSEDYITGGQRLPSWAIGMSIFATFVSSISFLALPGKAYLSNWNSFVFSLSIPFAAIIAVKYFVPLYRRIQSQSAYYYLEERFGPWARNYASVCYLLTQLARMGTILYLLALPTNALLGWDISSIIIGTGIFVIVYAAMGGIEAVIWTDAIQGIVLISGALACLIIIIFSMPEGAGQIIEIGLEYDKFSLGSYGLNLSKSTFWVILVYGLFINLQNFGIDQNYVQRYMSAKTEKEAKKSTWFGSLLYIPVSLLFFAIGTALFAFYKVRPDLLPENLQDITQADRIFPYFIVTELPQGVTGLLIASIFAAGMSTISTSINSGSTVILTDFFKRGQKKISRKSEFRVLTISGVILGILSILVSLAMTSVKSALDAWWALSSVFSGGVLGLFLLGFFGKKIKQLEAGIAVTIGILVIAWMGLTPVFLKSGEWLSFKNPLHTNLTIVVGTLVIFLFGFLLNMLLHRKNNVLN
- a CDS encoding dihydrodipicolinate synthase family protein translates to MNSNSQIPTFKGIITPMITPMLNEDELDLKGLEKLINHIIAGGVHGVFILGTTGESTSLPYPMRHRLIEETCAMVNKRVPVLVGITDTAVSESLRLADTAEQCCASALVAAPPYYFNLGQPELIEYYEYLADRISLPMFLYNMPSHTKINIEPETVKKLSEHTNIIGLKDSSGNTAYFNKLLYRMRDNKDFSFFVGPEEITAETVLLGGSGGVNGGSNMFPKLYVKLYEAAVAGDIEKVKQLHSVVMEISSEIYNLGRFGSSYLKGLKCALGLLGICNDYMSAPLHRFKKEEKDRLALNLQNIQNKLS
- a CDS encoding fumarylacetoacetate hydrolase family protein → MKLIRFGEAGEEKPGVELEDGMRLDVSGFGADYDDDFFGKGGIHKLEAWLKSNKSSCEVIPPDIRLGPPVKKPSKLICIGLNYAKHAEESGATIPDEPVIFFKATSAIVGPNDKLIIPKGSQKTDWEVELAIVIEKKANYVSKDEAMDYVAGYVLHNDYSEREFQLERSGQWVKGKSCDTFAPLGPYLITKDEISDPQNLGLWLKLNGEIKQQSNTNDMVFGISEIVSYLSQFMSLMPGDIISTGTPFGVGMGLKPQRYIKPGDTIELGIEGLGASKQHAVAWEDFS
- a CDS encoding SDR family NAD(P)-dependent oxidoreductase, whose translation is MQTETSNLMKSDFSLSGKNVVITGGSSGIGEAISRKFVAHGAHVIILDLNIDKESTIKAETKNFEGSLEFIACDISNFMETQNVFNKIKNNKTINVLINNAGIAHIGNIENTSEEDLDRIYNINVKGVYNCSKAVIESMKNQMTGLILNMASIASVVGIEDRFAYSMSKGAVLTMTYSLAKDYLKYNIRCNAISPARVHTPFVDAFIKKNYPDEVETKFEQLSKTQPLGRMGLPEEIASLALYLCSDEASFITGTNFPIDGGFIKLNG